The sequence AAACGCCCGCTATCTAGCGGGCGTTTTTTATATCTGTATACTGAAAAAATCAGCCATCCAAGAAAATCTTCTATGCGCCTTCTACCTACTCTACTTCTGTGTAGTTTTTCCATCAGCGTTTCCTCTATTAACGTTTTCGCATACGCCCCTTTAGATAAACTGCCCGATGGCAGCAGCACAAGCTTAATACTGCAGTCATTGAGTGGCGATTCAAGTGAAATGAATACCGACACTACTGGTTTTTACCCACCAGCCAGTACTTTAAAACTGGTTACGGCTTTGGCGACTAAGTTGGAACTGGGGGATGACTTTCACTACACGACCGACATAGCTCGTTCTAATGAAGATGTGATGATCTCATTCAGCGGTGACCCAACGCTACAACGAGAAGATCTAAAAAGCCTTTTATCTCAATACGCTAAATCGCAATCTAAAACCATCAAGGGCAACTTATACCTCGATAACTCGGCTTATACGGGCTATCAACGAGCGGTTGGTTGGCCTTGGGACATTCTAGGCGTTTGTTACAGCGCGCCTTCTAGCGCGATGACCTTAGACAGCAACTGTGCGCAAGCTTCTATTTATACGAAAGATAACGGTTCGACACGGGTATATATTCCAGCTCATTATCCGATAGACGTGACAACCACCGCAGCCACCGTAACTCGCTCAGGGCAGAAGGCCACACAATGCGACTTAGAGCTCATAACGACTCCAGACAACGCTTACAAGCTCTCTGGTTGCTTAGTTGAGCGTAAGAAACCACTACCACTCAAGTTTGCTATTCAAAACCCAGAGCTTTATACCTACCAAGTCGTGACATCGCTTCTTAAAGAGCTGAAAATCCAAGTTAAAGGCGATGTAATTGTGGGTAAAAAAGCTAAAGCAGACAAAACTACGTTAGTCGCGAGCCACCATTCAGAAAAGCTTCCTAAACTGCTCGATACCATGTTGAAGAAATCAGACAACCTAATCGCAGACAACCTCACCAAAACATTGGGTGCAACGTTTTATGTCCAGCCTGGTAGTTTCAATAACGGCACCGAAGCGATCAAGCAGATATTACTGACTAAGGCCAACATTGACCTAAGCAAAGCTCAGTTGGTTGATGGCTCAGGGTTATCTAGAAATAACCGAATGAGATCGCAGACCATGGCACAGGTTCTGCGTTACATCTGGGATAACAACCAGCAGCTCAACCTAATCGATGCAATGCCAACATCAGGCACTGATGGCACACTCAAATATCGTCAAAGCATGCGAAAGGCACCGATCCAAGGCAATATCATCGCAAAGAGCGGCTCACTATATGGCAGCTACAACATGGCGGGGTTTGGTTTAGATAAGTCAGGTAATCCAAATTCGATCTTCGTGCAGTTTGTGCGTGATTACTTCCCTGATAAGCCAGACCCAGACAAACCAGTCGAAGCGCCTATTACCCAATTTGAACGTGCTTTCTACAAAGATGTGGTCGAGTTTAGTCAAACACAGAGCAAATCTCAGTAGCGGCTAGCTTCTTGTAAGCGGTCAATTAAACAATAGAAAATGGCGCTGAAGATCTTAAATCTTCAGCGCCATTTTTGTTTATAAGGTGTTTTTAGCTATTTTTATAGAAGCTAAGCGATACCGAGGAATGAGTTAACGACAGTGAAATAGATCCACATTCCTGAAATATCGACTATCGAAGCCAGTACTGGGCTCACTAGCACCGCAGGATCTAATTTGAATAACCGAGCAACAATCGGTAACCCAGCGCCTAGCACGGTTGATATTGTCACTTGAATAAACAGAGCGACAGCAATCGCGTAAGCAATCATATTAATGTCGTAACCACCCGTTGATTGGTTGTCACTAAACAGTAAGATGCGGCCTATCATCACCAAGGCAATCGCAAGTGCTAAGCAGATAGCAACTCTAAATTCTTTCCAAAGAACGTTCGCCCACTGGCGTTTCTTCAACTCCCCTGTGGCTAAGGCCCTAATAACCAAAGTCGCCGCTTGTGTGCCTGTATTGCCACCCGCAGCAGCGATTACTGGCATATAGATCGCCAGAAGTACTAGTTGGCTAAGAATGTCTTCATACTGAGCAATGATAAGCCCAGAGACAATACCCAGCAGCGCTAAGGCAATAATCCAACCGATACGCTGCCTAACATGGCTAAGCACTCCAGTTGAAAGGTAACCCTGTTGAGGTTCAACCTCTGAATAAATCAGCCCTAGTTGGTGAGCTAGATGTCGAGAGCGCTTCTCAAAGCCCTGCTCTTCTAGCTCACTAAGTAAAGTCTGAATCGTACTAAGAGAGCATTGCCCGAGTACTAACACCGCATCTTCAAGTGGCATACGGTTCAAAAGGTTAATTTGTTGCTCACGTCCGTACTGTTGAAAGGCATTAGATACAGCTTGGATGTCTTTCTCTGAGTACAGAGCTTCAATAGATAAAAAAGTGTTGTTCATTACCGTCATGGCGAATCTCCCGATTGGCAAAGGTAACGACCATCAAAACAAATAGCTTATAGCGAGTACACCAAGAACATATAACTCGTGTATCAAGAGCGTATAGCTAGGCGAACCAAAAGCTTAAAGCTAATATATCAATAACTTAAAGCGCTAATGTGTCTACTTGTTAGAATCTAGTGTGTGGAAAAGAATGAGGGGGAAAAACAAAGATACCCTACCTGAACGGCAGGACAATAGATCAATACCGAGACAGGTTATTCTTCTCCATTCAAACTAGGAGGATGGTCGGTATTGTTCATAAAAATCTCCAGAATTACTGTCAATATGACAGCGCGCATAGTGTAGCAATGCACGTTCAAAAACTTCGTCAACTTTGTGTCAATAAAAAAGGCATCCGTGGATGCCTTTTGTTCAATTATTGATGTGCGTTATTACTTAATAGTAATACGAGCAAACTTACGTTTACCGACTTGGTAAACTGCAGTACCTGCTTCAGGTACAAACTTGCTATCTTCAATCTTCTCGCCTTCAAGCTTAGCAGCGCCTTGCTTGATCATACGCATCGCATCAGAAGTAGAGTTTACAAGACCTGCTTCTTTTAGAACGTTCGCAATTGGCAGGCCAGCTTCGAATTCGAATTCAGGCATATCATCTGGTACTTGGTTCTTAGCAAAACGGTTAACGAACTCTTGCTCAGCCGCATCTGCATCCGCTTCACTGTGGAAACGAGCAATGATCTCTTTCGCAAGAAGTACTTTCACGTCACGAGGGTTCTTACCTGCATCAACGCCAGCTTTCAGCTCCGCAACTTCTTCAAGTGGACGGAAAGACAGTAGCTCGTAGTAGCTCCACATTAGATCGTCAGAGATAGACATGATCTTACCAAACATTTCGCTTGGTGCTTCGCTGATACCGATGTAGTTGTGCGCAGACTTAGACATCTTCTTAACGCCGTCTAGACCAACAAGTAGTGGCATCATTAGCACCGCTTGTGGTTTTTGACCTGCAGCTTTTTGCAGTTCACGACCCATTAGAAGGTTAAACTTCTGGTCAGTACCACCAAGCTCAACATCGCTCTCTAGTGCAACAGAGTCGTGACCTTGAAGAAGTGGGTACATGAATTCGTGGATTGCGATCGGTTGACCACCAGCGTAACGCTTTTTAAAGTCATCACGCTCAAGCATACGAGCAACAGTTTGGTTAGAAGCAAGACGAATCATGCCTTCTGCACCAAGCTCAGATAACCACTCAGAGTTAAAACGAATTTGCGTTTTCGCAGGATCTAGAATCTTGAATACTTGTTCTTTGTAAGTTTCAGCATTCTTCAATACGTCTTCACGGCTTAGCGGT is a genomic window of Vibrio sp. FE10 containing:
- the dacB gene encoding serine-type D-Ala-D-Ala carboxypeptidase, with product MRLLPTLLLCSFSISVSSINVFAYAPLDKLPDGSSTSLILQSLSGDSSEMNTDTTGFYPPASTLKLVTALATKLELGDDFHYTTDIARSNEDVMISFSGDPTLQREDLKSLLSQYAKSQSKTIKGNLYLDNSAYTGYQRAVGWPWDILGVCYSAPSSAMTLDSNCAQASIYTKDNGSTRVYIPAHYPIDVTTTAATVTRSGQKATQCDLELITTPDNAYKLSGCLVERKKPLPLKFAIQNPELYTYQVVTSLLKELKIQVKGDVIVGKKAKADKTTLVASHHSEKLPKLLDTMLKKSDNLIADNLTKTLGATFYVQPGSFNNGTEAIKQILLTKANIDLSKAQLVDGSGLSRNNRMRSQTMAQVLRYIWDNNQQLNLIDAMPTSGTDGTLKYRQSMRKAPIQGNIIAKSGSLYGSYNMAGFGLDKSGNPNSIFVQFVRDYFPDKPDPDKPVEAPITQFERAFYKDVVEFSQTQSKSQ
- a CDS encoding magnesium transporter, coding for MTVMNNTFLSIEALYSEKDIQAVSNAFQQYGREQQINLLNRMPLEDAVLVLGQCSLSTIQTLLSELEEQGFEKRSRHLAHQLGLIYSEVEPQQGYLSTGVLSHVRQRIGWIIALALLGIVSGLIIAQYEDILSQLVLLAIYMPVIAAAGGNTGTQAATLVIRALATGELKKRQWANVLWKEFRVAICLALAIALVMIGRILLFSDNQSTGGYDINMIAYAIAVALFIQVTISTVLGAGLPIVARLFKLDPAVLVSPVLASIVDISGMWIYFTVVNSFLGIA
- the tyrS gene encoding tyrosine--tRNA ligase, giving the protein MASIEAALAEIKRGVEELIPEDELIAKLKEGRPLRIKLGADPTAPDIHLGHTVIFNKLRAFQELGHEVTFLIGDFTAMVGDPSGKNSTRPPLSREDVLKNAETYKEQVFKILDPAKTQIRFNSEWLSELGAEGMIRLASNQTVARMLERDDFKKRYAGGQPIAIHEFMYPLLQGHDSVALESDVELGGTDQKFNLLMGRELQKAAGQKPQAVLMMPLLVGLDGVKKMSKSAHNYIGISEAPSEMFGKIMSISDDLMWSYYELLSFRPLEEVAELKAGVDAGKNPRDVKVLLAKEIIARFHSEADADAAEQEFVNRFAKNQVPDDMPEFEFEAGLPIANVLKEAGLVNSTSDAMRMIKQGAAKLEGEKIEDSKFVPEAGTAVYQVGKRKFARITIK